One part of the Glycine max cultivar Williams 82 chromosome 14, Glycine_max_v4.0, whole genome shotgun sequence genome encodes these proteins:
- the LOC100784970 gene encoding protein NETWORKED 2A, which produces MLQRAASNAYSWWWASHIRTKQSKWLDQSLQDMEEKVAETLTILCDEGDSFAKRAEMYYKKRPELVNFVEEAFRAYRALAERYDHLSKELQSANRTIASVFPDQVPYHIEEDDEEESDTGTNSSSPDPNNQTHNRPSIPKVPKTPKKDFRSPSMLLSRKAPLKRISSSAKYVPTISSSGLTKVEALADIDKLQKEILSLQTEKEFVRSLYERAYEKYWEIEDQITATQKRVCSLQDEFGVGTVIEDNDARALMATTALKSCQETLDKLKEIQAQSSKDAKEEYQRVKKAHEMFETLRDQFIAKYTSQQDQDDVDKSESVGTDKKCIDEEMDHLEQEKHDVGMLREKIKQKLDEDSSNSLTVTEMAECIDELVNKVCTLETAVSSQTGMVKRLKSETDGLQTNIKKLEEDREMLIEGSEVTNKKLKELEEELWRVKMLNRDVRTQDNTLQTHFTEASCNLEHLSGKLNNMKPNEEEENLVLYKKKRTASDVNLFVDNSDVKTLKEDGGANVDTNKSNLNDSTLMNERIQKLVLQQDKDDLSDTPSNLDTESQDLDISEEDQPNWRQMFISGLDDREKILLEEYTSVLMNYKDVRVKLNDVEKKNRDSIFELTLQLREMKNALDTKDKEIQVLHQKLDNPDANPYESPCTITTEYKYTPHEALLRKAGQGADVSDSEIWPSNLDANAATTPFTEQVETERTGKNAFSSVRMTLEKLMAHQDKRQDLSNLEQKFRSDINDLLEENLEFWLRFSTSVHQIQKFQNSIQDLKAELKIIREKNKKSEGYSHSKQQPIQSQLRPIFRHLREIRTELSLWVEHNAVLQDELQGRYASMSNIQDEIARAGNTESGADTAELISKYQAAKFQGEILNMKQENSKVASELQAGLSLVKGMKNDVEKTLDELDEAIGVNSSVPKNNGQMKHSSSRARIPLRSFLFGVKLKKQKHHPSLFACVNPALQRQYSVNDEAPAPI; this is translated from the exons ATGTTGCAAAGGGCAGCAAGCAATGCATATTCATGGTGGTGGGCCAGCCACATCAGGACAAAGCAGTCAAAATGGCTGGATCAAAGCCTCCAAG ATATGGAGGAGAAGGTGGCTGAGACCCTCACCATTCTGTGTGATGAGGGGGACTCATTTGCTAAGAGGGCAGAAATGTATTACAAGAAGAGGCCAGAGCTGGTGAATTTTGTGGAAGAAGCCTTTCGAGCATATAGAGCCTTAGCAGAAAGATATGATCATCTATCAAAGGAACTCCAAAGCGCGAACCGCACTATAGCCAGTGTCTTCCCAGACCAAGTTCCATATCatattgaagaagatgatgaagaagaaagtgacacAGGAACTAATTCATCATCACCAGACCCCAACAATCAAACACATAATAGACCATCCATTCCTAAAGTTCCCAAGACCCCAAAGAAGGACTTTAGAAGTCCATCCATGTTGCTATCCAGAAAGGCCCCACTTAAGAGGATTTCTAGCTCAGCAAAATATGTTCCAACAATTTCAAGCTCAGGTCTGACCAAGGTTGAAGCCTTGGCTGATATTGACAAGCTTCAGAAAGAAATATTGTCACTCCAAACTGAGAAAGAGTTTGTGAGGAGTTTGTATGAACGCGCCTATGAAAAGTACTGGGAAATTGAAGACCAGATCACCGCAACTCAGAAAAGAGTTTGCAGCTTGCAAGATGAGTTTGGTGTTGGCACAGTTATAGAAGACAATGATGCTAGAGCTTTGATGGCAACCACAGCTCTAAAATCATGCCAAGAGACCCTGGACAAGTTGAAAGAGATACAAGCACAATCATCTAAAGATGCTAAAGAGGAGTACCAAAGGGTTAAGAAAGCTCATGAGATGTTTGAGACCCTTAGAGACCAATTCATTGCTAAATATACGAGTCAACAAGACCAAGATGACGTGGACAAGTCTGAGAGTGTAGGAACAGATAAAAAATGCATAGATGAAGAGATGGATCACTTGGAGCAAGAGAAGCATGACGTGGGGATGTTGAGagagaagatcaaacaaaagTTGGATGAAGACTCAAGTAATTCCCTCACTGTGACTGAAATGGCTGAGTGCATTGATGAGCTTGTAAATAAGGTTTGTACCTTGGAAACTGCGGTTTCATCTCAGACTGGAATGGTCAAGAGACTAAAATCAGAAACAGATGGACTTCAAACAAATATAAAGAAATTGGAAGAAGACAGGGAAATGCTCATAGAAGGCTCAGAAGTTACCAACAAGAAGCTAAAGGAATTGGAGGAAGAGTTGTGGAGAGTTAAAATGCTCAACCGAGATGTCAGAACTCAAGACAACACCCTCCAAACACACTTTACTGAAGCTAGCTGTAACCTTGAGCACCTTTCTGGAAAATTGAATAACATGAAGCCAAATGAGGAGGAGGAGAACTTGGTACTTTACAAGAAGAAGAGAACTGCTTCTGATGTTAACTTGTTTGTTGATAACTCAGATGTCAAGACACTAAAGGAAGATGGTGGTGCAAATGTTGATACTAACAAGTCCAATTTGAATGATAGTACTTTAATGAATGAAAGGATTCAGAAGCTGGTACTACAACAGGATAAGGATGATTTATCTGATACACCGAGCAATCTTGACACTGAATCACAGGATCTGGACATTAGTGAGGAAGATCAACCTAATTGGAGGCAGATGTTTATAAGTGGATTAGATGACAGAGAAAAGATTCTGTTGGAGGAGTACACATCAGTCTTAATGAACTATAAGGATGTCAGGGTGAAGCTCAATGATGTGGAAAAGAAAAACCGTGACAGCATTTTTGAGTTGACACTTCAG CTAAGGGAAATGAAAAATGCTCTAGATACCAAGGATAAAGAGATACAGGTTTTACATCAGAAGCTGGACAATCCAGATGCAAATCCTTATGAAAGTCCCTGCACCATCACCACAGAATACAAATATACACCACATGAAGCACTTCTCCGAAAAGCAGGTCAAGGTGCTGATGTGTCGGACTCAGAAATTTGGCCTTCAAATTTAGATGCAAATGCAGCCACAACGCCTTTCACAGAACAAGTTGAAACTGAAAGAACAGGAAAAAATGCCTTCTCATCTGTGAGAATGACACTAGAGAAGCTCATGGCACATCAAGATAAGCGCCAAGACCTTTCTAACTTGGAACAGAAGTTCCGTTCAGACATCAACGACTTGCTGGAAGAAAACCTAGAGTTCTGGTTGAGGTTTAGCACTTCAGTTCATCAGATTCAGAAATTCCAAAACTCTATTCAGGACTTAAAAGCAGAGCTGAAAATAATAAGGGAAAAGAACAAGAAATCTGAAGGGTATTCACATTCTAAACAACAGCCTATACAATCTCAACTCCGGCCAATATTTAGACACCTGAGAGAGATAAGAACTGAGTTGTCACTGTGGGTGGAACACAATGCAGTGTTGCAAGATGAACTGCAAGGAAGGTACGCATCTATGAGCAACATCCAAGATGAGATAGCAAGAGCAGGGAACACAGAATCCGGTGCTGACACGGCAGAGCTAATTAGTAAGTACCAAGCTGCAAAGTTTCAGGGTGAGATTCTCAACATGAAGCAAGAGAACAGCAAGGTTGCAAGTGAACTGCAAGCAGGCCTTAGCCTTGtgaagggaatgaaaaatgatgttGAGAAGACACTAGATGAGCTAGATGAAGCTATTGGTGTTAACAGTAGTGTTCCTAAGAATAATGGCCAGATGAAACACTCCAGTAGTCGTGCTCGAATACCCTTGAGGTCTTTCTTGTTTGGAGTTAAGTTAAAGAAGCAAAAGCATCATCCTTCACTATTTGCCTGTGTAAATCCGGCATTGCAAAGACAATACAGTGTCAATGATGAAGCACCAGCCCCAATATAG